A stretch of the Deltaproteobacteria bacterium genome encodes the following:
- the rnd gene encoding ribonuclease D: MPRSAPTRERAFVFIEEIGALRELCKHLAESERLGVDTEFVGERTYLPQLELIQVATEQVCAVLDCRSLERLDPFLPLLFDKRIEKVFHAGQQDLELFFLLTQQVPAPLFDTQVAAAMVGYGAQPGYAPLVERLLGVTVEKTETLTDWTRRPLSAAQLAYAADDVRYLPQLHDQLRQRLHELQRTAWVSEEFRRLEQSAAAGRLSPREAHLRVRGRGALRGKALAILRELAAWREEEARQRNKPRGSLMKDDLLVELARRAPTTPAALRQLRGLYSRELERSGTAIVAAVERALALPKHEWPESPQRHGHESAPTGLVELLQAVLRSCAEHAHIAPTLLATTGDLEQLAIRHGTPPALELPVLQGWRREIAGEQLLRLLNGQATVCVESETRRLRLEPVRR; the protein is encoded by the coding sequence ATGCCTCGATCCGCACCGACGCGCGAGCGCGCATTCGTCTTTATCGAAGAAATCGGCGCGCTGCGCGAGCTGTGCAAGCACCTAGCAGAGAGCGAACGCTTAGGCGTCGACACGGAATTCGTCGGCGAGCGCACCTACCTGCCGCAGCTCGAACTCATCCAGGTGGCCACCGAACAGGTGTGCGCCGTGCTCGACTGCCGCTCTCTGGAGCGGCTGGATCCCTTCTTACCGCTGCTGTTCGATAAGCGCATCGAGAAGGTATTCCACGCCGGCCAGCAGGATCTCGAACTGTTCTTCCTGCTGACGCAGCAGGTACCGGCGCCGTTGTTCGACACGCAGGTGGCGGCGGCAATGGTGGGCTATGGGGCGCAACCGGGGTATGCGCCGCTGGTGGAACGGTTGCTCGGCGTAACCGTCGAGAAGACTGAGACCTTGACCGACTGGACGCGCCGCCCGCTGAGCGCGGCGCAGCTGGCGTACGCCGCCGACGATGTCCGCTACCTGCCGCAGCTCCACGACCAGCTGCGTCAGCGCCTGCACGAGCTACAGCGCACGGCGTGGGTAAGCGAGGAATTCCGCCGTCTGGAACAGAGCGCCGCGGCCGGCCGGCTGTCGCCCCGCGAGGCCCATCTGCGCGTGCGCGGACGCGGCGCACTGCGCGGTAAGGCGCTCGCCATTTTGCGCGAATTGGCGGCCTGGCGCGAGGAAGAGGCGCGCCAGCGCAACAAACCGCGCGGCAGCTTGATGAAGGACGACCTGCTGGTGGAGCTGGCTCGCCGCGCCCCCACGACACCGGCCGCACTGCGCCAATTGCGCGGCTTGTACTCGCGCGAACTCGAGCGCAGCGGCACCGCCATCGTCGCCGCTGTCGAACGGGCCCTCGCTCTTCCAAAACATGAATGGCCCGAGTCACCTCAACGCCACGGCCACGAGAGCGCGCCGACGGGCTTGGTCGAGCTGCTGCAAGCGGTGTTGCGCAGCTGCGCCGAGCACGCCCACATCGCACCGACATTGCTGGCGACCACCGGCGACCTGGAGCAACTTGCCATCCGCCATGGCACGCCCCCCGCGCTGGAGCTGCCAGTGCTGCAAGGCTGGCGGCGCGAGATCGCCGGCGAGCAGCTGCTACGCCTGCTCAACGGCCAGGCCACCGTCTGCGTCGAGTCGGAGACGCGCCGGCTGCGGCTCGAGCCCGTGCGCCGCTGA
- a CDS encoding PIN domain-containing protein, which translates to MIVADTGAVLALLDADDRHHVTLRELFEKRPSAWLLPWAVLPEVDYLAHSQLGAGVAQAFLDDLAAGAFMVEWGNEADLDRAQELNRKYRALQLGLVDTVVMAIAERRQAEAIATLDLRHFGTVQLHRRLKLLPRDL; encoded by the coding sequence ATGATCGTCGCCGATACCGGCGCGGTCCTGGCCCTGCTCGATGCCGACGACCGACACCACGTGACCCTACGGGAGCTGTTCGAGAAGCGGCCGTCGGCGTGGCTACTACCGTGGGCGGTTCTGCCGGAGGTGGACTACCTGGCCCACAGCCAGCTGGGAGCGGGGGTCGCCCAAGCCTTCCTCGATGACCTGGCGGCGGGAGCGTTCATGGTCGAGTGGGGCAATGAAGCCGACCTGGATCGGGCGCAGGAGCTGAACCGGAAATACCGCGCGTTGCAGCTGGGCTTGGTTGACACCGTGGTCATGGCGATCGCCGAGCGCCGGCAAGCAGAGGCCATCGCCACTTTGGATCTCCGCCACTTCGGCACGGTGCAGCTCCACCGCCGGTTGAAGCTCCTGCCACGGGACCTGTAG
- the ftsY gene encoding signal recognition particle-docking protein FtsY: MRREPLRRHHAGARVVEGDLGGDAVEVAGAGFAPAAGDRGTTGVCKRLPATARPPGRCLGSCASVNQPSPELLLGAAAAVLLVSLLIAVLSWWRRRPLPAAPPAAAAAAEPASPWTAFRAGLSKTRALLGARLRETLGRDRTLAAWLDDLEEALILADVGLATTQRLIAALRRHPGLDSATAVLEALKAEIRALLGDNPPERPTAKPLVILVAGVNGVGKTTSIGKLAHRYRSAGNSVLLVAADTFRAAASEQLEVWAERAGCDLVKHQSGADPSAVVFDGLKAAQSRGADVVIIDTAGRLHVKANLMEELKKIVRVIGREIPAAPHESFLVLDATTGQNALSQTRLFQEALPLTGVILTKLDGTAKGGVVLAVKSELQLPIRYVGLGEALDDLRPFEAEAFTAALFEPAAA; the protein is encoded by the coding sequence ATGCGCCGAGAACCTCTACGGCGTCACCATGCAGGAGCCCGGGTTGTCGAAGGTGATCTCGGTGGCGATGCGGTAGAGGTTGCCGGCGCCGGCTTCGCGCCGGCGGCAGGCGATCGCGGTACTACAGGAGTATGCAAGCGTCTCCCCGCAACGGCGCGGCCGCCAGGCCGGTGCCTCGGCAGTTGTGCTAGCGTGAACCAGCCGAGTCCAGAGTTGCTCTTGGGCGCCGCCGCGGCGGTGTTGCTGGTCTCGCTCCTGATCGCGGTGCTGTCGTGGTGGCGGCGAAGACCGTTGCCCGCTGCGCCGCCCGCGGCGGCGGCAGCGGCTGAGCCGGCGAGCCCGTGGACGGCGTTCCGCGCCGGGCTGAGCAAGACCCGCGCGCTCCTCGGCGCCCGCTTGCGCGAGACCCTCGGGCGCGATCGCACGTTGGCGGCGTGGCTGGACGACTTGGAGGAGGCTCTGATTCTGGCCGACGTCGGGCTGGCGACCACGCAGCGATTGATCGCCGCGTTGCGCCGGCACCCCGGGCTGGACTCGGCGACGGCCGTGCTCGAAGCGCTCAAGGCGGAGATTCGCGCGCTCCTCGGCGATAACCCGCCCGAGCGACCCACGGCCAAACCGCTGGTGATACTCGTTGCCGGCGTCAATGGCGTCGGTAAGACCACCAGCATCGGCAAGCTCGCGCACCGCTACCGCAGCGCAGGTAATTCCGTGCTGCTGGTGGCGGCCGACACTTTTCGCGCCGCCGCCAGTGAGCAACTGGAAGTGTGGGCAGAACGGGCCGGCTGCGATCTGGTGAAGCACCAAAGCGGCGCCGACCCTTCGGCCGTCGTGTTCGACGGCTTGAAGGCGGCGCAGAGCCGGGGCGCGGACGTCGTCATCATCGACACCGCCGGCCGCCTGCACGTGAAAGCCAACCTGATGGAGGAGCTGAAGAAGATCGTGCGCGTCATCGGCCGTGAGATTCCCGCCGCGCCGCACGAGTCGTTTCTGGTGCTCGACGCCACGACCGGGCAGAACGCCCTCAGCCAAACGCGCCTGTTTCAGGAGGCCCTGCCGCTCACCGGCGTTATTCTTACCAAGCTCGACGGCACCGCCAAAGGCGGTGTGGTACTCGCGGTCAAGAGCGAATTGCAGCTGCCGATTCGCTACGTCGGCCTGGGTGAAGCGCTTGATGACCTGCGGCCGTTCGAAGCCGAGGCCTTCACCGCGGCCCTGTTCGAGCCGGCGGCGGCGTAG
- the thiO gene encoding glycine oxidase ThiO, with amino-acid sequence MPQPDVLIIGGGVIGCAIAYTLTHQCSLRVLLLERATLGSGATNAAAGLLAVASSHAPGGVLFELRRRSAALFPELVARLRAESGIDPEYRQGALLELGFSGREGDELQRLVQRRREQQFDAELLDAGTARQMEPLLSEEVRVAARFGGEHCINSERLTAALAEAARRRGAEVRLNAPVTGFETAGTRVLRVRSADEWICPGAVVLAAGTWSVEIAAQLRVRVPLRPARGEMLALRPSQLPNHFVTWDDGYLIPRADGELHVGSTVEYTDCVEVTAAGAALLKRRALQMMPALADAPVVRRWAGLRPCPTIRRPIIGPVRGFENLILATGHHRNGVLLAPVTGQLVTELLTTNATSLPLQPFSYRPR; translated from the coding sequence ATGCCCCAGCCGGACGTGCTGATCATCGGCGGGGGCGTAATCGGCTGTGCGATTGCGTACACGCTCACGCACCAGTGCTCGCTGCGCGTGCTGCTGCTGGAGCGCGCCACGCTCGGCAGCGGCGCAACCAACGCCGCCGCGGGCCTGCTCGCCGTCGCCAGCAGCCATGCTCCGGGTGGCGTCCTCTTCGAGCTGCGCCGGCGCAGTGCGGCACTGTTTCCCGAACTCGTCGCCCGGCTGCGAGCGGAGAGCGGGATCGACCCCGAGTACAGGCAAGGCGCACTGCTGGAGCTGGGGTTTAGCGGGCGCGAGGGCGACGAGCTGCAGCGGCTGGTCCAGCGTCGGCGGGAGCAGCAGTTCGACGCTGAGCTGCTTGATGCCGGCACGGCCCGGCAGATGGAGCCGTTGCTCTCAGAGGAAGTGCGCGTGGCGGCTCGCTTCGGGGGCGAGCATTGCATCAACAGCGAACGCCTCACCGCCGCGCTGGCAGAAGCGGCGCGACGGCGCGGCGCCGAGGTGCGACTCAACGCGCCGGTGACGGGCTTCGAAACCGCTGGCACGCGTGTGTTGCGGGTGCGCAGCGCTGACGAGTGGATCTGCCCGGGTGCGGTCGTGCTGGCTGCGGGCACGTGGTCGGTCGAGATCGCCGCCCAGCTGCGGGTGCGCGTGCCGCTGCGCCCGGCACGGGGTGAAATGCTGGCACTGCGGCCCAGCCAGCTACCGAATCACTTCGTCACTTGGGATGACGGCTATCTCATTCCGCGTGCTGACGGAGAGTTGCATGTCGGCAGCACCGTCGAGTACACCGACTGCGTCGAAGTCACCGCGGCCGGTGCCGCTCTGCTCAAACGCCGAGCGCTGCAGATGATGCCGGCGCTGGCGGACGCACCGGTGGTGCGCCGCTGGGCGGGGCTGCGGCCCTGCCCCACCATCCGCCGGCCGATTATCGGACCCGTGCGTGGCTTTGAAAACCTCATCCTCGCCACCGGTCACCACCGCAACGGCGTCCTGCTCGCTCCCGTCACCGGCCAGCTGGTCACCGAGCTGCTAACCACTAACGCCACCAGCCTACCGCTCCAGCCTTTCTCCTATCGGCCACGGTAG
- a CDS encoding CopG family transcriptional regulator, with protein sequence MNPPQKTTVYLDAEDYQRLKTMARRQGRRPAELVREAVAVYARGGGTAVPRSLGSGRSGKRNLSERAEQLLKGIGRAR encoded by the coding sequence ATGAACCCTCCGCAGAAGACCACCGTCTATCTCGACGCCGAGGACTATCAGCGGCTCAAGACCATGGCCCGCCGTCAAGGGCGCAGGCCCGCCGAGTTGGTGCGTGAGGCGGTGGCAGTGTACGCGCGCGGCGGCGGTACCGCCGTTCCCCGCAGCCTCGGCAGCGGACGCAGCGGCAAGCGCAATCTCAGCGAGCGGGCCGAGCAGCTGCTCAAGGGCATCGGCCGCGCGCGATGA
- a CDS encoding MMPL family transporter, producing MSRLFAIPLRAPRLTLAVMLALTAFFGFFARAIRVDSSMDDLLPANDPDKHYHDSVKADFGDDEIAVIGVFADDVFAPTTLAKIDTLSQRLAQIEAVREVVSLTTVKGITMSDSGLSAGRLMSQLPRTPAQAAELRAAVLANPLYLKNIVSPDGRAAGITVVFESMTDELFLARGIEPQMRALRAELPGPEQFALTGIPTIKANGARLMESDTRTFTALSLLLVVVVLSLAFRTPRGVLIPLSTVIIGVVWTSGLMVLLGTSINMGTLVLNPLLMVIGIASGIHLISEYYAEAQPGRTAQVVVAQTMARVRLPVAIAAATTLIGFGTLVFTPIRGVREFGAYSVFGITVIVLAAFTVVPALLVLLPLPRAIPAHREDDGNRLASLLRRIGAFSVRHSRAVLLANAIVIGISLWGIGRIRVETDYLGFFHPQSRIRTDNALIAGRLAGTQPISVVIDGHAPQAVTRLDVLAAMHELQQFIERQPGVDKTMSVLDYLALVRRALQADALTALPDSQSEVDQILMLAEADDLRPVLSSDASRANIIVRTKLSGSADVREFVAGVRAFAAEHFPGRITVRPTGTAVLLNQSADALAWGQVTGLWQELVVLFALLALMFLSLRVGLLALIPNIVPTVVLFGLMGWSGISLNISTSMIAAIAIGVAIDDTIHLLSAFNEALRRTGSQEQAIIAAMGSAGQAAFFIALALSAGFFIVCLSNFQPVMHFGLLAGATMIIALAVELFLTPALLTTTKIITLWDLLFLKLGPEPQRQIPLFAGLRPFQAKLVVLMGHLESAARGAFITRRGELKPELYVLLSGCAEVRSGNDRRVIRSLGRGEVIGEMGLVRQRPRSADVVVADDLEYLVLDQRFLQRLRRRYPRIAATVFFNLTRILSDRLENTTAALARRPAGSARAGTD from the coding sequence ATGAGTCGCCTGTTCGCCATCCCGCTTCGGGCCCCGCGCCTGACCTTGGCGGTTATGCTCGCGCTGACGGCGTTCTTCGGCTTCTTCGCCCGCGCCATCCGGGTGGATAGCTCGATGGACGACCTGCTGCCGGCAAATGATCCGGACAAGCACTACCACGACAGCGTCAAGGCCGACTTCGGCGACGACGAGATCGCCGTCATCGGCGTGTTTGCCGACGACGTGTTCGCTCCGACTACGCTCGCCAAGATCGACACGCTATCGCAACGCTTGGCTCAGATTGAAGCGGTGCGCGAGGTCGTGAGCCTGACCACCGTCAAGGGCATCACCATGAGCGACTCCGGCCTGAGCGCTGGCCGCCTGATGTCACAGCTGCCGCGCACGCCGGCACAGGCGGCCGAGCTGCGCGCTGCGGTGCTGGCCAACCCGCTCTACCTCAAGAACATCGTCTCGCCCGACGGGCGCGCCGCCGGCATCACCGTGGTCTTCGAGTCGATGACCGATGAGCTGTTTCTGGCGCGCGGCATCGAACCACAAATGCGCGCGCTGCGAGCCGAACTGCCGGGGCCCGAGCAGTTCGCTCTCACCGGTATCCCGACCATCAAAGCGAACGGGGCACGCCTGATGGAAAGCGACACGCGCACGTTCACCGCGCTGTCGCTGCTGCTCGTGGTCGTCGTGCTCAGCTTGGCCTTTCGTACTCCGCGCGGCGTGCTCATTCCGCTGTCGACGGTGATCATCGGCGTGGTCTGGACCAGCGGCCTGATGGTGTTGCTGGGCACCTCGATCAACATGGGCACACTGGTGTTGAACCCCCTACTGATGGTGATCGGCATCGCTTCGGGAATCCATTTGATCAGCGAGTATTACGCCGAAGCGCAGCCGGGGCGCACCGCGCAAGTAGTCGTCGCCCAGACGATGGCCCGGGTACGCCTGCCGGTGGCGATTGCGGCCGCGACCACACTGATCGGCTTCGGCACGCTGGTCTTCACCCCGATTCGCGGCGTACGCGAGTTCGGTGCTTACAGTGTCTTTGGCATCACGGTGATCGTGCTCGCGGCCTTCACGGTGGTTCCCGCGCTGTTGGTGCTCTTGCCGCTGCCACGCGCAATTCCTGCGCACCGTGAAGACGATGGCAACCGACTGGCAAGCCTGCTCCGGCGCATCGGCGCCTTCTCTGTGCGACACAGCCGCGCGGTCTTACTGGCCAACGCCATCGTCATCGGCATCAGCCTGTGGGGAATCGGCCGAATTCGGGTTGAAACCGACTACCTCGGTTTCTTCCACCCGCAGAGCCGGATCCGCACCGACAACGCTTTGATCGCCGGCCGGCTCGCCGGCACACAGCCGATCTCCGTCGTCATCGACGGCCACGCACCACAGGCAGTTACGCGCCTGGACGTGCTGGCTGCCATGCACGAGCTGCAGCAGTTCATCGAGCGACAGCCGGGGGTGGACAAGACCATGTCGGTGCTGGACTACCTGGCGCTGGTGCGCCGCGCGCTGCAAGCTGATGCGCTCACCGCCCTACCCGACTCGCAAAGCGAGGTCGATCAGATCCTGATGTTGGCCGAGGCGGACGACCTCCGGCCGGTGCTGAGTTCGGACGCGTCGCGGGCCAACATCATAGTACGCACCAAGTTGTCAGGCTCGGCCGACGTACGTGAGTTCGTCGCGGGCGTGCGGGCGTTTGCCGCGGAGCATTTTCCCGGCCGCATCACCGTCCGCCCGACCGGCACCGCGGTGTTGCTCAACCAGTCGGCGGACGCGCTGGCGTGGGGCCAAGTCACCGGCTTGTGGCAGGAGCTGGTGGTGCTTTTTGCATTGCTGGCGTTGATGTTTCTGTCCCTGCGGGTGGGGCTTTTGGCGCTCATCCCGAATATAGTGCCGACGGTTGTCCTGTTCGGGCTGATGGGCTGGAGCGGAATCAGCTTGAACATCTCAACCAGCATGATCGCCGCCATCGCCATCGGCGTCGCCATTGACGACACCATCCACTTGCTGAGCGCCTTCAACGAGGCGCTGCGCCGCACCGGAAGCCAGGAGCAAGCCATCATCGCAGCCATGGGCTCCGCGGGTCAGGCTGCCTTCTTCATCGCACTGGCGTTGTCGGCCGGGTTCTTCATCGTCTGCTTGTCTAACTTCCAGCCGGTGATGCACTTCGGCCTGCTCGCCGGTGCCACCATGATCATCGCGCTCGCCGTCGAGCTGTTCTTGACGCCGGCACTGCTGACCACGACCAAGATCATCACGCTGTGGGACTTGCTGTTTCTCAAGCTCGGTCCCGAGCCCCAGCGGCAGATCCCGCTGTTCGCCGGCTTGCGTCCGTTCCAGGCGAAACTGGTTGTGCTTATGGGACACCTAGAGTCCGCCGCGCGCGGCGCCTTCATCACTCGGCGCGGGGAGCTGAAGCCGGAGCTGTACGTACTACTCAGCGGCTGTGCCGAGGTTCGCAGCGGAAACGACCGCCGCGTCATCCGTAGCCTTGGCCGCGGCGAGGTCATCGGCGAGATGGGGCTGGTACGCCAGCGCCCGCGCTCGGCCGACGTGGTAGTAGCCGACGACCTGGAGTACCTCGTCCTCGACCAGCGCTTCTTGCAGCGCTTGCGCCGGCGCTACCCCCGCATTGCCGCCACCGTGTTCTTCAACCTCACCCGCATCCTCAGCGATCGGCTCGAAAACACCACCGCCGCCCTGGCGCGCAGGCCGGCCGGCAGCGCCCGCGCCGGTACGGATTGA
- a CDS encoding MBL fold metallo-hydrolase yields MTQASADRSFGRVTVLLGANNGKYPHGNSVLVRGRDARLIIDPSLAVAARAKELRGAAEVMVVSHAHEDHIAGVFVFPEAEVFAHREDAIGMRSVEGLMAIYGYGAELTPGMRDYVIDHFHYCARPDTQEFDDSAVFELGGVRVRAFHLPGHTRGHCAFLIEPEGVLFLGDIDLSGFGPYYGDAWSSVDDFARSLERVRAIEARVWVSAHHVGVIEDPAVYEKRLAAFTAKITERDQAIVEFLREPHTLAEMVRRRFLYPPQAELPFIDMAEQHTIEQHLRRLAAAGAVVEMEPGVFRHSSGVPTPPPARTGPR; encoded by the coding sequence ATGACACAGGCAAGCGCGGATCGCAGTTTTGGACGGGTGACGGTTTTGCTCGGCGCCAACAACGGCAAGTATCCACACGGCAATTCTGTCTTGGTGCGGGGGCGCGACGCTCGGCTGATCATCGACCCGTCACTGGCGGTGGCGGCCCGGGCCAAGGAGCTGCGCGGCGCGGCGGAGGTCATGGTGGTTAGCCACGCGCACGAGGACCACATCGCCGGCGTCTTCGTGTTTCCTGAAGCAGAGGTCTTCGCCCATCGCGAAGATGCCATCGGCATGCGCAGCGTCGAGGGGCTGATGGCGATCTACGGCTACGGTGCCGAACTGACGCCGGGCATGCGCGACTATGTCATCGACCACTTCCACTACTGCGCACGGCCGGACACGCAGGAGTTCGACGACAGCGCGGTGTTCGAGCTCGGCGGCGTGCGGGTGCGCGCCTTTCACCTCCCCGGGCACACGCGCGGGCACTGTGCCTTTCTGATCGAGCCCGAGGGGGTGTTGTTTCTCGGCGACATCGATCTGAGCGGTTTCGGGCCGTACTACGGCGATGCCTGGTCGAGCGTGGATGATTTTGCGCGCTCACTCGAGCGCGTGCGTGCCATCGAAGCCCGCGTCTGGGTGTCGGCCCATCACGTCGGCGTCATCGAAGACCCGGCGGTGTACGAAAAGCGCCTGGCGGCGTTCACCGCCAAGATTACCGAACGCGACCAGGCGATTGTGGAGTTCTTGCGCGAGCCCCATACACTCGCCGAGATGGTGCGCCGGCGCTTTCTCTACCCGCCGCAGGCAGAGCTTCCTTTCATCGACATGGCCGAGCAGCACACCATCGAGCAACACTTACGGCGGCTGGCCGCCGCGGGCGCCGTTGTAGAAATGGAACCGGGAGTGTTTCGGCATAGCTCCGGTGTGCCTACGCCGCCGCCGGCTCGAACAGGGCCGCGGTGA